A region from the Candidatus Tenderia electrophaga genome encodes:
- a CDS encoding tRNA-specific 2-thiouridylase: MTHNPAQHIVVGMSGGVDSSVTALLLKRQGYAVSGLFMKNWEDHPDGECPALQDSRDVMAVCDQLDIDMDGVNFAAEYWDRVFAYFLEEYRAGRTPNPDVLCNKEIKFKAFLDYALAHGADKIATGHYARIELRNGYYRLLKAKDQNKDQTYFLYTLGQAQLSKTLFPLGEITKPQVRKIAAEHQFVNAQKKDSTGICFIGERKFKEFLSQYLPAQPGEMRTPEGELIGHHDGLMYYTLGQRQGLGIGGRSNSSGAPWFVVGKDLEGNILQVAQGEHPMLYSDSLEAAKLHWTTGVAPHTPLRCAAKTRYRQPDQACTLTRIEGDRCWVDFDRPQRAVTPGQSVVFYQGDECLGGGVIEATASHTQLKQHLG, from the coding sequence ATGACCCACAACCCTGCTCAACACATCGTCGTCGGTATGTCCGGGGGTGTGGATTCCTCGGTCACCGCCCTGCTGCTCAAGCGGCAGGGTTACGCCGTCAGCGGTCTATTCATGAAGAATTGGGAGGACCACCCCGACGGCGAATGCCCGGCGCTGCAGGATTCGCGCGACGTCATGGCCGTGTGCGACCAGCTCGACATCGACATGGACGGGGTCAATTTCGCCGCCGAGTACTGGGACCGGGTGTTCGCCTATTTTCTCGAGGAATACCGCGCCGGGCGCACCCCCAACCCGGACGTACTCTGCAACAAAGAGATCAAGTTTAAGGCCTTCCTCGATTACGCCTTGGCCCACGGCGCTGACAAGATCGCCACCGGACACTACGCCCGGATCGAACTGCGCAACGGTTACTACCGCCTGCTGAAGGCCAAAGATCAGAACAAGGATCAGACCTATTTTCTCTACACCCTGGGCCAGGCGCAGCTATCGAAGACCCTCTTCCCGCTGGGTGAGATCACCAAGCCACAGGTGCGCAAGATCGCGGCGGAGCACCAGTTCGTCAATGCACAGAAGAAAGACTCCACCGGCATCTGCTTCATCGGCGAGCGCAAGTTCAAGGAATTTCTGAGTCAGTACCTGCCGGCCCAACCGGGCGAAATGCGCACTCCGGAGGGCGAACTGATCGGCCACCACGACGGCCTGATGTACTACACCTTGGGCCAGCGTCAGGGGCTGGGCATCGGCGGGCGCAGCAATTCCAGCGGCGCGCCCTGGTTCGTGGTGGGCAAGGACCTGGAAGGCAACATCCTGCAGGTGGCTCAGGGCGAACACCCCATGCTCTATAGTGATAGTCTGGAGGCCGCCAAGCTGCACTGGACCACCGGCGTGGCGCCGCACACGCCACTGCGCTGCGCCGCCAAGACCCGTTACCGCCAACCGGACCAGGCCTGCACCCTCACGCGAATCGAGGGCGACCGCTGTTGGGTCGACTTCGACCGGCCGCAGCGGGCCGTGACGCCGGGGCAGTCGGTGGTTTTTTATCAGGGTGACGAATGCTTGGGCGGGGGCGTCATCGAGGCCACGGCCAGCCACACTCAACTCAAACAACACCTGGGATAA
- a CDS encoding adenylosuccinate lyase (Catalyzes two discrete reactions in the de novo synthesis of purines: the cleavage of adenylosuccinate and succinylaminoimidazole carboxamide ribotide), which yields MELSQLTALSPIDGRYGAKTTDLRPIFSEYGLIKHRVLVEVRWLQMLAAQPNIDEVPDLSEHATKVLNDIVDKFSVEDAQRVKNIEKTTNHDVKAVEYFLKEKIAGNEELEAVSEFIHFACTSEDINNLAYGLMLRAARTQSLLPMMDDMIKAVSDLAHKYAEQPMLSRTHGQPASPTTVGKEMANVAFRLKRQREQVVMVPMLGKINGAVGNYNAHLSAYPELDWQSIAANFVTGLGLDWNPYTTQIEPHDYIAEFFDAVARFNTIVIDFCRDVWGYISVGYFKQRTVAGEVGSSTMPHKVNPIDFENAEGNLGLANALFDHLAAKLPVSRWQRDLTDSTVLRNLGVGLAHGAIAYQSCLKGIAKLEANPARLAEDLDHAWEVLAEPIQTVMRRYGIEKPYEKLKELTRGKGIDQDSLKNFIQNLAIPEAEKQRLLGLTPASYIGNAVQQTRNC from the coding sequence ATGGAATTATCACAACTCACCGCCCTCTCCCCCATCGACGGCCGCTACGGCGCCAAGACCACCGACCTGCGCCCCATCTTCAGCGAATACGGCCTGATCAAACACCGCGTGCTGGTGGAGGTGCGCTGGCTGCAAATGCTGGCGGCCCAGCCGAATATCGACGAGGTGCCAGATCTGAGTGAGCATGCCACCAAGGTACTCAACGACATTGTCGACAAATTCAGCGTCGAGGACGCCCAGCGCGTCAAGAATATCGAAAAGACCACCAACCACGATGTCAAGGCGGTGGAGTATTTCCTGAAAGAGAAGATCGCCGGCAACGAAGAACTGGAGGCGGTGAGTGAATTTATTCACTTCGCCTGCACCTCGGAAGACATCAACAACCTGGCCTACGGCCTGATGCTGCGCGCCGCGCGCACCCAGTCGCTGCTGCCCATGATGGACGACATGATCAAGGCCGTCTCCGATCTGGCGCACAAGTACGCCGAACAGCCCATGCTGTCACGCACCCACGGCCAGCCCGCCTCGCCCACCACCGTAGGCAAGGAAATGGCCAACGTCGCGTTTCGACTCAAACGTCAGCGCGAACAGGTGGTGATGGTGCCCATGCTGGGCAAGATCAACGGCGCGGTGGGCAACTACAATGCCCATCTGTCGGCCTACCCCGAACTGGACTGGCAGTCCATCGCCGCCAACTTCGTCACCGGTCTGGGCCTGGACTGGAATCCCTACACCACCCAGATCGAACCGCACGACTACATCGCCGAGTTCTTCGACGCGGTGGCGCGTTTCAATACCATCGTCATCGACTTCTGCCGCGATGTCTGGGGCTACATCTCGGTGGGCTATTTCAAGCAGCGCACCGTCGCCGGCGAGGTGGGCTCCTCCACCATGCCGCACAAGGTCAATCCCATCGACTTCGAAAACGCCGAGGGCAACCTCGGCCTGGCCAACGCCCTGTTCGACCATCTGGCGGCCAAACTGCCCGTCTCGCGCTGGCAGCGCGACCTGACCGACTCCACCGTGCTGCGCAACCTGGGCGTGGGCCTGGCCCACGGCGCCATCGCCTACCAATCCTGCCTCAAGGGCATTGCCAAGCTGGAGGCCAACCCGGCACGCCTGGCGGAAGACCTGGACCACGCCTGGGAGGTGCTGGCAGAACCGATTCAGACCGTGATGCGCCGCTACGGCATCGAAAAGCCCTATGAGAAGCTCAAGGAACTGACGCGCGGCAAGGGCATCGACCAGGACAGCCTGAAGAATTTCATCCAAAACCTGGCGATTCCCGAGGCCGAAAAGCAGCGCCTGCTGGGACTGACCCCGGCGAGCTACATCGGCAACGCCGTACAACAGACGCGTAATTGCTAA